The Vicia villosa cultivar HV-30 ecotype Madison, WI unplaced genomic scaffold, Vvil1.0 ctg.000339F_1_1, whole genome shotgun sequence genomic sequence gaagtctccaagcagaacaggatacttaggaatccagataaccatgtccctgcatgggtttgcttccattgcagcagccagtctcaatacttccaattcatccacaaagggcttctcttccaaaagatatcttcctttgaggcgagcaaaccagaagtcttcataattcctcagaattccacgaggccttggggcagcagctacacaggcttcctgaagttctaaaaacagagcatctgattttctgcgaaagatcctccagaagttccgcatagcgacatcatttaatccagaactttcagcaattctgagagtatcaaaggtacttctgagattcttctttatgttttcaaaaactacaccaataggatatacagggcgggattttatttgggtttttgaaacggcagggttggaggtgaagtatggaagaggttctctatccaacctataagaagattctgcttcagtatcagaatctaacactaccacttcagcttcaggacgaggcttgggagtgtagttgcaatcacggagcaactgctcatgtgatgcagaggttggaaaaggagaatcacaaggattgttttgagaggtggagggagtatgttcaagagtggtattgggataaggttgagatggaaagagagtttgaaggggttgtatgTTCAGAACAAGATTGTCAACAGCTTGGTCAGAGACAAGATTAGTGGAGGGTGAAGGAGACGGAATGGATTGAGGAGATGGTGGAGTTTTTGTGAAGGGAAATGGTGAGGGAGGAAGAGAATTGGATTTGTTTGCatgtgaagaaggaatggttataggggaagatggtggtgtaagaatatggacaacaacgggtgattctgatgaggctttttctggttcaggggtaggtacaacctctattggtgtaacttctgaatgaacaacaggaacagaaataggttcagaaatgcatatgcctttggaacctttcagaagcgctttggtcacatcctccgttttcttcagctttttactctttggctcttcaataatctttgctttgcctctagagatttctttccttctgacataagcctgaacttcttgttggttttcagcttcttgagggatattgtcttcatcagagctttgaataatcatcttcctcttcttggttatcttcttttcaacagctTCAACAGTCTCATCATTTTTGTttaacttcttcttctttttctctttctcaaagtcatcagatatggccttaacaacattagcaatcacctttttagaaacctcttgtttcttagagacagcagaaggataatcatgctttcttttagtcctttcttccctcttgcgatttactttgaaaggaacacctttgtcttgatctttaaaactcttattctcttcaagagatttcagatagacagttttgacttcaggtacctcactattgaagaaggttttaaagtcagccagaactggttctcttatggttcttgttccagctagaggttcaggaactttgagaaaagtgtcaatgattttcatcttctttaaagagaaggcattcagacaagctccagtggtgacagcaagatctttgatgataccttcagactccagactttcaacaatcttggaatgtaccagaaggtttgtaatgatcctaccaaaaggaatggttgttccagcattttcctttctgaaggcattcctggaatcctttactgctttccacatatggttgaagataatgtaaatcgcatcaaccttcttctgagtggcaatgcaataaagaatatacctttgatcattactgatgaaatccgaggcatgagttgatttcctatggtagaaacacccgagaaggatctttgtccagattctgtagatatctctcaaattcttaacatgtgtagttttcttgacatttgtgtagagagtggatagaatatcttccacatcttctctttgatcagactcaaaaaccccttcaggatttttcagatcaaacatcactcttaggatgttttcagtaacaacaacagactttccatggacgaaagagagtatagcttttggtgcaaccacagcatgtacccagaactctttgacaagatccggataaacagggccaacgaactcagcaaacaacgaggtccatccttgaaagatgatgtcttctttaagatgaaattgatgttcttcaaggttatcaaagtcgaccatgagttcacacaaaacttccaatttatctttggggatggagcatgcaacaacaggggtgagttcctggtgtgtttcatcgtgcatatgaagaagagtagatgaaccagcaaaatgagatgaagaagcagccattgatgcagaatgaacgaaaacgagcaagagaagcaaactgggttttcgattagggtttttagaaaacggctaaaaACTTTTCagacgagagaatgcaaggagagaaagagagtcaaaggagcgaaaaagatgtatgatatgatttgaaaagcatatatagagacggatttgaaaagaaaaaaatataaattgaacagttccagaatcaaaggaaatcaattttattaaatgatgagtgacgtgaggagagagaacgtggtaaatgaaataatttaaaacagttacctaggtcggcgtcctttcaactgcacgctttgtacaaaccgtacagacacgtgttcatcatcagataatagatgacagctgtaaatatcagagagattttacgccttcaaattctgattactgcttctggattgatctaatttctcttatggaaatactccttctgtagagtgctgatataagtctgaatgatcttctgatccattacttctgatgctttcatagacccatgttctgattctgcttcgaccatcttctgatgtcttgccagaccatgttctgatgttgcatgctgaaccatttgagatacaacttctgagcgctgaattatgcgtactctttatatatttcctgaaagggaaattgcattggattagagtaccatattatcttaagcaaaattcatattattgttatcatcaaaactaagataattgataagaacaaatcttgttctaacatcttctacctcgcagaggctagcgtcagcaatgtttaggggattggtattgaccctcatatgactcttggtcttgtcagcaaacttcaaccttccatcattgagagcattttgaattagatccctgaaaagaaaacattgagaagttttatggcctaaaaacccatgatatttacaaaaacctcttttcttcgtTGTTCCAACTGAGgagtttttgaatttggaggtagtatcatttggccatcttttaccaataaatcaaatatttcatcacacttggtaatgtcgaatgtataagttttcttagggaacctatcattcttatcgttttctactgggtttttttcattggcaggatttagcagtttgcaggcgtaaggtggcgcctctttcaattcagctaggtctatttcgacttcttcagggctatacgagttattgaaagactcatcatcagcgtcctcggcttcgacgtacgctactctctctttcttataacttttattcgccctaactttttctgccttcagccgttcgacttgtcgaaccctatctgctaattgggccatgtccctaaggtattgggtatctagtttctttcttattgaataatctagaccacctgcggccatttcaacaagttcatgctctgggactgttgtaaaacaccttgatttcaacagacggaacctatttaaataatcatcaattgtttctgtgaattttcttttaacactggccaattctttcaaacttatcttagtttgacccatgtagaattgctcatgaaaaagtctttccaagtatgcccatgcatctatcgaatttggtggcaaagtagtataccaaatgaaggcattttttgtcagcgaactagggaaatacttgatccttaaatcctcgtttcccgctaagtctcctgcttctgtcaaatatctagcaatatgttccaccgttgactcattagtttcgcctgaaaattttgtaaatttgggtaccttagtgcccctaggcaattctgtctgcatgatataatctgatataggggatgtatagtttggacgcctaagtccagtactaaggccattattggccataaccctttctatcatggcagttaagttattttctgtagccagattttctcttctgactctttgaacaacctcatctgggtgttcgttcctacccacaatccttaatctgggtcgctcctcctccgtttcttgtcgaacggggatgattctttgatttgaagcttctaagttaattattggagttccttcgaatatctctgttcttcgtgaggggcctacatccctagtggctgtcctagatgacgggactatgtcttgtacacgttctaaaatgggcctctcttcttgattcgaaggctgtttgtctttccttttaggtggtgttattcccatgaattctgccattcgattcatttgagatgctatcttttggaaagtctccatgttttctctatttgtagtagtaacatttgtcatcagtgggcttaaaactgaagtcagttctctggccaaaacccctaccatatcatggttgcttgcatccatttcttgtcgaaatgctgcttggttatttgtggtaaaatgaggcacctgggtagaaaaaccagtgttatgtgcacttcgacccactgaactaacattcggtgaaaatgtggcattgttagttggggcatatatagatcctgcccctcgtacgcctgttccatatgggtatggcattccatatgaactatttggcctccattcgaaagcagaattcgtgccttgaccatgcaaattatttgcagcatttgtcgaggcaaacaatacgtcctctgcgcttgtggatgagggtgcggttgtcgacactgaaactggaatagtccctgaaggccctgtattattttcaggcaaagcctgggaattatctgcaaagggtttagggtttagggtttagggtttagggtttagggtttagggtctcgatccatttggacccgttgcatctcgtgttccttgagtagaagtcgaatttgccgctcctgatcctgaaccttgtgggggatcttgatcaccccctgcactggccgtaacgaccattttcttgttgtaccttcgtttgggaatcggttgtgcactgttctttaatttaccgttcctaaggttcatacaagatcttgatattgtctagacaaaaataaagcacttgattaaaacaatctgcttgacactgtcccaccgggtgtgccaatttgtttacggtgatttctggtaaacaaccgctagtcttccaaactataataaatatgatttggttacttgcaggatcgactagattgatcctaggacacatagtcaagaagattgttatcaatgtttattcgaaccatattcattatttgtcttcttcaataagcgttgttcgattaaagaacaaatagtcttgacaataaatgtgacttcaatggaaagataagtaacataacatagaaaattaaaaagactattgaaacgtaaagaatcttaaactgcagaaatgtaaaagactttgaaagtaaatagcatgaaagtaattcgaaagtaagtgacgttaaagtaaagatacagaaatgtaaatggcaagaagtaaacgaaatgcagtaattctggaagataaaaacaaaagataatacacatgtattaaaatggtggtgtcatacgtacattttctcagcgaactctttctcttaacgcttgatacttgagtaaatatgtgagtgatttgtacaaaataaacacacagaatcctaacattaagactcctatttatactagtttcgaccttaacggtcctatactaatctgctgccacgtttctcataaaaactcctagcgatgccatctgttacttggacagttacgaaaccgtcttcgaatttcaaatcttcccgcctgagtatgtcttcgacgcgtggcagtgtattaaacaaacactactaaaaaacacgctaagtagtaatacttgaatatatttacaaattcgtctaagtccccgaagacacatactttttactagctttcagtattcattatcatcatagtgaacttagaaatatttactctcgaagcatgaccatcagtagccattcttttatttttaagggatggccatcagtaaccatctttccttcgattttctacctcttcgaaggataaatacttcaaaacgaaatcttcagctaacagattCATATATAAAACATATTCAATAATCATATGAATCCTAATATAAGCTCAATGGGGTTAACTAAGAATCACTCCTCACAAGGTTAATTGATTTAACTTTTTGGTCAAGtggtttttctcaaattcaaacaatgcctctatcactttcacacttttcacaaacaagaataatgcatggtttagcatgataaaaatgagttgaaataaattccggtatcccgcatttagtgtacaatggaaagtttcctcacaattggttaagttctaaattttgattcaaaaatgacatGTGACTCGAGGAATTTATGCTAAGTAATTTGCACACACCATCAACTAACCATGTTAAGTCTAGAGAGCGATAAAGTGTACCTTAATTTTCCTTGATACCGATTCTCAACATTGCCACTCGAAGTGTTAACAACATCCACTCTTGTCCGTGCCCATTGATTCCTCAAGCTCCCTTTGCAAAagaacaattaaacaaaaacacttTGAAAAGTTGGATAATCACTTTCCACCCAAACACACAATTAATCCACAATAataaaattgcaatttttaaagatgttcaaatggtgaaacgagagccaccataaagtacataattaaaaaccaaaaagtgaaaccataaataaataaaacaaaacagaattacgactaaaataaaaataaaaataaactaaaaaaaatgctACAACACCACTTCAATCCTCTTCTTCATCACCACCACCAACTGTCCCGATCACATCCTCCATTGTATCGTCCTCATTTCCGGTACCATTGCCTCCTGCACCCCCCCATGAAAAGTGGCCTGCCCACAGGCCAATTTGCGTATGCATCATACTCCGCTTCCAAGAAATGTGGGTGAAGATAGGGTATTAGAATGGGAGATGAGTTTAGTGAGGACGAGAGCGGTAGAGTGAGAGGAGAgaagtaaaaataaaagataaaaataaaaaaactaggttaaataaaaaaagctaattttttttttttttgaaagtggaaattttttttttactgaagtgtttgcggggcaaacacctGTTCGCGGGGCAAACAAGaaaaattttctttgtaaaattggcttactcactgtttgtgctctgtttgcggggcaatcactgatgaaaatttctttttcaaaattggctgacctgtttgcggggcaaacacttgtttgcggggcaaacaggagaaattttctttgtaaaattggcttactcactgtttgtgctctgtttgcggggcaaacaggagaaatttttgaaaaatgccaATTTTTACACTTAACTTCCACTTCCTTTCAAAAATAGTTACTAAATAAAtctgaaaacaaaaatcaaaaagcATAATAGAATTTACTTAcgacgttgggttgcctcccaacaagcgctttgtttaacgtcgttcgaGCTCGACGGTTCGATGGTGCACCAAGGCTTGACGAGCGAAATGACACACCATCGCGGCTTGCTTATCCATCGTGGTAGCCTTTGAGTCTTTGTTCCTTTACAGTCCAGCTTTCTTGTGTTTTAGGGTCCTCCACCCCAATGGCTCCATAATTTCACACCTCTTTCACCACAAATGGCCCCGACCACTTTGACTTTAACTTACTAGGAAACACCTTGAGTCTTGAATTGCACACAAGCACCATTTGTCCAACTTTAAAGTTTTTGTGATGAGTCTTCCTCTCGTGATTTACCTTGTCCTTGTCCTTGTGAAATTGATTCTCCACCTCAATGATTTCTCCTTTTTCATCATCGACTCGGAAGTTGTCATGTTCATCCTTAGGAGGCTTCATAGACTCAAAAAGAGTAAAAATTACCTCTTTATCTTGCACCCTTACTTTCATAATCCCATCATcgatatcaatcatcattcgggtggtcttcatgaatggtcttccaagtatTAATGGCACATCACGATCCTCCTCCATGTCGACTACCACAAAATCAACCGGGAACAAAAATTTGTCCACCTTTACCAGCATGTCTTGTACAACTCCATATGGTGAAATGATAGACTTATCGGCTAGTTGTAAAGTTATCCTGGTGTGTTTCATCTCAATGTTCCCCAATCTCTTGACAACGGATAAAGGTATTAAATTGATGCTAGACCCCAAATCAACCAAACCATTACTAATGTAGTTACCTCCAATGGTGATCGGTAAAATGACTCGTCCCGGGTCGGCTTCCTTTCTTGGGGGAGTTTTTTGAATAATTGCACTACAATGAGCATCAAGCACAACTGTCTCTTCAACCGTGTACttttttttctttgtgagcatcttcttcatgaattttgcatacttgggcattttctccaatgcttcggaaaatggaatatttatgtgaagttgtttAAATATATCCATAAATCGAGCGTAGCGCCTTGCGTCTTCCTTCCTTGACTGCACATGCGGGTAAGGTAGATGTTGGAGATGAATTGTGCTCACATTCTCATTTCTCTTTTTATTCTTCTtcacttttttgtcatttttctctctttcttctttttctttccgctCTTTTTCAACTAATTCTTCCTCTATCTTCTCCTCACTCTTTTCTCCCTCATTTTCAACTGTCACTtcctcctcttcatcttcaactatTATTTCCTCCTCATCTTCCACTATAACCTCTTCATTTACGCCACTATTCACCTCCTTCCCACTTCTTGTAAAAatggctttgcaatgctcctttggATTGGTTTGGGTGTTGGCGGAAAAGGATGCTCCCGATTGTTGCTCGGACAATTGCTTTGTAAGTTGACCCACTTGATTTTCTAAATTCTTTATGGCCGCTTCATTACTCCTTTGATTAGCCatggatgcttgcatgaattgtgtAAGAGTATCTTCCAACTTTGAGCTTCCGCCTTGAGATTGTTGATCTTGGCCTTGTGGGTTTGAACTTTGATAAGGACTTTGATGTTGATAGTGTTGATTTCCGAATCTTGAAGGTTGGAATCCTTGGTTGTTTCTTTGGTAAGGATTGTTGTGaggtggaggttgcctttgatacccttggttttgattgttgacataattcacttcttcaccattgggaggaggacaaaaaccagtcgGATGATCTCCATTACAAAGTTCACAAGATGCCACATGGTGCCTAGTTTGAGATCCTTGAATCTCTTTCATTTGCTGCGGGAGTTTGGTCATTTGTTGTGTGAGTAACTCCACTTGCTGTGAAAGACGCTTGTTTTGCGCAAGGATGGC encodes the following:
- the LOC131626967 gene encoding uncharacterized protein LOC131626967 is translated as MEAKTAIAVFNQGSNESLNDAWERFKSMLRKCKGHGFDDLTQIHLFRNGLQPVHKTLLDATAGGSLMSKSVEEAITIIDRMALNDRQSQHDRSPSQRKPGVLELNTNDAILAQNKRLSQQVELLTQQMTKLPQQMKEIQGSQTRHHVASCELCNGDHPTGYQRQPPPHNNPYQRNNQGFQPSRFGNQHYQHQSPYQSSNPQGQDQQSQGGSSKLEDTLTQFMQASMANQRSNEAAIKNLENQVGQLTKQLSEQQSGASFSANTQTNPKEHCKAIFTRSGKEVNSGVNEEVIVEDEEEIIVEDEEEEVTVENEGEKSEEKIEEELVEKERKEKEEREKNDKKVKKNKKRNENMLTKKKKYTVEETVVLDAHCSAIIQKTPPRKEADPGRVILPITIGGNYISNGLVDLGSSINLIPLSVVKRLGNIEMKHTRITLQLADKSIISPYGVVQDMLVKVDKFLFPVDFVVVDMEEDRDVPLILGRPFMKTTRMMIDIDDGIMKVRVQDKEVIFTLFESMKPPKDEHDNFRVDDEKGEIIEVENQFHKDKDKVNHERKTHHKNFKVGQMVLVCNSRLKVFPSKLKSKWSGPFVVKEV